The following coding sequences are from one Luteimonas sp. S4-F44 window:
- the upp gene encoding uracil phosphoribosyltransferase, whose amino-acid sequence MKIVEVRHPLVQHKLGLMRRADNSTKTFRELSAEVATLLTYEATSDLETEDATVDGWAGAVQVRRIKGRKITLVPILRAGIGMLPGVLELIPAAKVSVVGIKRDEASLQAVPYYENLVGDMADRTALILDPMLATGGTLIATVAMLKAAGTSRIKGLFLVAAPEGLRALEAAHPDVEVYTASIDQRLDERGYILPGLGDAGDKIFGTRVD is encoded by the coding sequence ATGAAGATCGTCGAAGTCCGCCACCCGCTGGTCCAGCACAAACTCGGACTGATGCGCCGCGCCGACAACAGCACCAAGACCTTCCGCGAACTGTCCGCCGAGGTCGCCACATTGCTGACCTATGAAGCCACCTCGGACCTGGAAACCGAGGACGCCACCGTCGACGGCTGGGCCGGTGCGGTGCAGGTCCGGCGCATCAAGGGCCGCAAGATCACCCTGGTGCCGATCCTGCGTGCGGGCATCGGCATGCTGCCCGGCGTGCTCGAACTCATCCCGGCGGCCAAGGTCAGCGTCGTCGGCATCAAGCGCGACGAAGCCTCGCTGCAGGCGGTGCCCTATTACGAGAACCTCGTCGGCGACATGGCCGACCGCACCGCGCTGATCCTCGACCCGATGCTCGCCACCGGCGGCACGCTGATCGCCACCGTGGCGATGCTCAAGGCCGCCGGGACCAGCCGGATCAAAGGTCTGTTCCTGGTCGCCGCGCCCGAGGGCCTGCGCGCACTCGAGGCCGCCCACCCCGATGTCGAGGTCTACACCGCCTCGATCGACCAGCGCCTGGACGAACGCGGCTACATCCTGCCCGGCCTGGGCGACGCCGGCGACAAGATCTTCGGCACCCGGGTCGACTGA
- a CDS encoding oxygenase MpaB family protein, translating to MDAPRPGFAAPLTAALRRWVLGVFPRGQSGIDYDTPAGDPGLFGPDAVTWRIHADFPGMLAGGLCALLLQTLHPRALAGVWDHSDFRTDLIGRLRRTTAFVAGTTYAGSAQAQRLIARVAAIHGQVRGITADGVPYAADDPALLAWVHATEAYAFLQGFRAYAGLPTPDGVDDRYYDESRRVAEALGARDVPTSDAAMADYFAQVRPDLRLDARSREVLAVLRTTRLPVPGGALLRGVFIGAGAALLPPWAEALLEITLLQRIRYRVCACVLRVLAPLFRMALPDGVAPRACRRVGVSPDILRRWPGMG from the coding sequence ATGGACGCACCCCGCCCGGGATTCGCCGCTCCGCTGACCGCCGCGCTCCGTCGTTGGGTGCTGGGCGTGTTCCCGCGCGGGCAGAGCGGGATCGATTACGACACGCCCGCAGGCGACCCGGGCTTGTTCGGCCCGGACGCGGTCACCTGGCGAATCCATGCCGATTTTCCGGGCATGCTTGCCGGCGGTCTGTGCGCGCTGCTGCTGCAGACGCTGCATCCGCGCGCACTGGCCGGCGTGTGGGACCACTCCGATTTCCGCACCGACCTGATCGGGCGGCTGCGCCGCACCACGGCCTTCGTCGCGGGCACCACGTATGCCGGCAGCGCGCAGGCGCAGCGGTTGATCGCGCGGGTCGCTGCGATCCACGGCCAGGTGCGCGGCATCACGGCCGATGGCGTGCCGTACGCGGCGGACGATCCCGCGCTGCTGGCCTGGGTGCATGCGACCGAGGCGTATGCATTCCTGCAGGGGTTTCGCGCCTACGCCGGACTGCCGACGCCCGATGGGGTCGACGACCGCTACTACGACGAGTCGCGCCGGGTCGCCGAGGCCCTGGGGGCACGCGACGTGCCGACGAGCGATGCGGCGATGGCCGACTACTTCGCCCAGGTCCGGCCGGACTTGCGCTTGGACGCGCGTTCGCGCGAGGTGCTGGCAGTGCTGCGCACGACCCGCCTGCCAGTGCCGGGCGGGGCGCTGTTGCGCGGGGTATTCATCGGCGCCGGTGCCGCGCTACTGCCGCCCTGGGCCGAGGCGCTGCTGGAGATCACACTGCTGCAGCGGATCCGCTACCGCGTCTGTGCATGCGTGCTGCGCGTCCTGGCGCCGCTGTTCCGCATGGCGCTGCCCGACGGCGTCGCGCCGCGCGCGTGCCGGCGCGTGGGCGTATCGCCGGACATCCTCCGGCGCTGGCCGGGCATGGGCTGA
- a CDS encoding TonB-dependent siderophore receptor translates to MPAFPFSAPTTSLRARRAPLTLALLACIAAAPALAQDLAPDAKTRTLDTVLVTADGSQVELPPAYAGGQVATGGRVGLFGNLDLMDTPFNSLNFTADLMRDQQARSVADVVQNDPAVRVARGFGNFQELYVVRGLPVYSDDMSYNGLYGLLPRQYVAAEFLERVEVFRGANSFINGAAPGGSGIGGAFNLVPKRAGDDDLTRLTLGYESDGQGYAAADVSRRFGADRAWGVRANAVRRDGDTVLGEARELGVLALGIDYRGERARFSADLGWQDHRIDAPRPSVTPTGLIPKAPAADVNFAQPWTFTDENDLFGVVRGEYDISDATTAWAAVGIRDSREHNVLANPRVDTAGTLSASRFDNVREDLLRTGEVGLRTEFRTGAVGHRVSITGAFFDLDSQNAFATGTRRAAGTLYAPVATPLPPTSPAVGDMADPLTTSRTQTASYAIADTLRLADERVLLTLGARRQTLRQSSYDYTTGAPLDRYDDSVVTPVAAVVFKLGRQLSLYANYAEALLPGQTVAQTSADGTPIVNAGEILDPFRSKQYELGAKYDAGGWGASAAVFRIAKPNAIEQDYRVSADGEQRNEGLELSVYGQPADGLRVLGGLTLLDATLRRTQDGINEGNDVIGVPDVQANAGIDWDVPGVDGLTLDARAVYTGRQAARADNALELPSWTRFDLGTRYAFEAGGRDWTLRARVDNVFDRAYWASTGGTSGANYLVLAAPRTVTVSVSLAL, encoded by the coding sequence ATGCCCGCTTTTCCGTTCTCCGCGCCGACCACGTCGCTGCGCGCGCGCCGTGCCCCGCTCACGCTCGCCCTGCTGGCCTGCATCGCGGCGGCGCCCGCGCTCGCCCAGGACCTCGCGCCCGACGCGAAGACCCGCACGCTCGACACCGTGCTGGTGACCGCCGACGGCTCGCAGGTCGAACTGCCACCCGCCTACGCCGGCGGCCAAGTCGCCACCGGCGGGCGCGTCGGCCTATTCGGCAACCTCGACCTGATGGACACCCCGTTCAACAGCCTCAACTTCACCGCCGATCTGATGCGCGACCAGCAGGCGCGCAGTGTCGCCGACGTCGTGCAGAACGACCCCGCAGTGCGGGTCGCGCGCGGCTTCGGCAATTTCCAGGAGCTGTACGTCGTGCGCGGCCTGCCCGTGTACTCCGACGACATGAGCTACAACGGCCTGTACGGGCTGCTGCCGAGGCAGTATGTCGCGGCCGAGTTCCTGGAGCGCGTGGAAGTGTTCCGCGGCGCCAACAGCTTCATCAATGGCGCGGCGCCCGGCGGCAGTGGCATCGGCGGCGCGTTCAATCTCGTGCCCAAGCGCGCCGGCGACGACGACCTGACCCGCTTGACGCTGGGCTACGAAAGCGACGGCCAGGGCTACGCCGCGGCCGATGTCTCGCGTCGCTTCGGCGCCGACCGCGCCTGGGGCGTGCGCGCCAACGCCGTGCGCCGCGACGGCGACACGGTGCTCGGCGAAGCCCGCGAGCTCGGCGTGCTGGCGCTCGGCATCGACTATCGCGGCGAACGCGCACGCTTTTCTGCCGATCTGGGCTGGCAGGACCACCGCATCGACGCCCCGCGGCCCAGCGTCACGCCCACCGGCTTGATCCCGAAGGCACCCGCGGCCGACGTGAATTTCGCCCAGCCGTGGACCTTCACCGACGAGAACGACCTGTTCGGGGTGGTCCGCGGCGAGTACGACATCAGCGACGCCACGACGGCGTGGGCGGCCGTCGGCATCCGCGACAGCCGCGAGCACAACGTGCTGGCCAACCCGCGGGTCGACACCGCCGGCACCCTCAGCGCCTCGCGCTTCGACAACGTGCGCGAAGACCTGCTGCGTACCGGCGAAGTCGGCCTGCGCACCGAGTTCCGCACCGGCGCGGTCGGCCACCGCGTCAGCATCACCGGTGCGTTCTTCGACCTCGACTCGCAGAACGCGTTCGCGACCGGCACCCGCCGCGCGGCGGGCACGCTGTACGCGCCGGTCGCGACCCCGCTGCCGCCGACGAGTCCTGCGGTCGGCGACATGGCCGACCCGCTGACCACCAGCCGCACCCAGACCGCGAGCTATGCGATCGCCGACACCCTGCGGCTGGCCGACGAGCGCGTGCTGCTGACGCTGGGCGCGCGCCGGCAGACGCTGCGTCAGTCGAGCTACGACTACACCACCGGCGCGCCGCTCGACCGCTACGACGACAGCGTGGTCACACCGGTGGCAGCGGTCGTGTTCAAGCTCGGTCGCCAGCTCTCGCTGTACGCCAACTACGCCGAGGCGCTGCTGCCCGGCCAGACCGTCGCACAGACCAGCGCCGACGGCACCCCGATCGTCAACGCTGGTGAGATCCTCGACCCGTTCCGCTCCAAGCAGTACGAACTCGGCGCCAAGTACGACGCCGGCGGCTGGGGTGCGAGCGCCGCGGTGTTCCGCATCGCCAAGCCGAATGCGATCGAGCAGGACTACCGGGTCAGCGCCGACGGCGAGCAGCGCAACGAGGGCCTGGAACTGAGTGTGTACGGTCAGCCGGCCGACGGCCTGCGCGTGCTCGGCGGCCTGACCTTGCTCGACGCCACGCTGCGCCGCACTCAGGACGGCATCAATGAAGGCAACGATGTGATCGGCGTGCCCGACGTGCAGGCCAACGCCGGCATCGATTGGGACGTCCCCGGCGTGGACGGGCTCACGCTCGATGCGCGGGCGGTGTACACCGGCCGCCAGGCCGCGCGCGCGGACAATGCGCTGGAACTGCCGTCCTGGACGCGGTTCGACCTGGGCACGCGCTACGCGTTCGAGGCCGGCGGCCGCGACTGGACGCTGCGCGCGCGCGTGGACAACGTCTTCGACCGCGCCTATTGGGCCTCGACCGGCGGCACCTCCGGCGCCAACTACCTGGTGCTGGCGGCGCCGCGCACGGTCACCGTGTCGGTCTCGCTCGCACTGTAA